The sequence below is a genomic window from Bombus pascuorum chromosome 15, iyBomPasc1.1, whole genome shotgun sequence.
TGGTAGCCCATGtgatttcttatttctttcataCATAATATTCCAGATGCTTGATAATATTCATgcatatttttcatgttttcaATGGTCTGTTTATGTGTAACTATATACTGATTAGAACATCCACGCGATCTGTATTCTGTGTCAAAACGTATGTCGtgttttctttcaatatttccCAAAGGTGCTGTCCAAACACCAACAGACACATCTTCTGCTTTGTacaatctaaaaatatacCCAATAGtaagaaacattaaatataatacttaataacaattcaattttatattatcaaaatcTTACTTCAAAATATCTGCATTTATagcaataaattttactaaattataagataaaatatatcctCCTCCAAGTGCATAAGGAAGATAATAATCACATAATATCCAATCTGCCTCTTTCCATGGTCCACTTCTTTTGACATGTGcctttccattaaaaaatccCCAATATAGTTCCTTTTTTGTTCCTTTGCTGTCCCACTTATCTAGCTCTTTTAAAATCTTATGTACCAGGGCAAATGTATCATCATCGCATTTCATCACAAAGTCAAATTCATAGTATTCATATATTTCCTTGAATGCGTATAAAACTTTCTTCGTTAGAGTCCCATAAGAATCTGGTagttttgataataataataaatcatcaAATTTCTGCTGTTCAGAATGCAGAGTTTCTCTTTGCTCTGACAATATACCTAAGGTTCCTATTACAAAGAAATGCTTGACCGTGGCTTGCTTCTGAGCCAGCCATGTTTTCCTGATTGTTGCCCTTCGTTCTAAGTTATCAGGACTAGACAGTATGAGTACTATGAGTCTAAATTTCGTCTTGTTCCTTACTTCTTGCTCCTTAAGGGAACACTTTGTGGAAGGCAAATAACGTATACATAAGAAGACAATCAACAGTATGATCAGCAACGTCGGGATATTCAATTTCATGTGCAATTTTTTCCTGATCATCATGAATAAATTCTTCGACGAAAGTTTTAGTGGTAGAAGCGTCACAGAATTCATTTGTAAATACGTTTATATTCACATTCCTAACCTCTCGAATACTACCTCCGTATGTGTAAATATCTGACTTGATAATTCGACATTTTTTCGAATGCTCAGTCTTTAAATCAGAACCATCTATTACGTAAGCATTTCTTGTAAGGAATTCTTATTTCCTTCTATATtgacatttaaattttgtaagaaaagTTCACGAACTCAACCGATGCAGAGAAGTCTAACTTTATTGACATGGAGAATTAAAGAAACCTAACTTCATTGACAAGAAGGATCACAGAGTCAgctgttaaatttattatctagAACGAATTATTCCCACTACTACCGCtgtcaaaaattttaaatataaaaaacagaTTTCTGATATAACTAATTCTAATAGAATTAAGTAAAtcatacataaaatacaaaatgacatttctttattattttcaaaaaattaattgaaatataaagtatttataaaaagtatattactATTTACGGTATAAGTTTACTCaagtatttcttattattgaACTAAATATCCACTTAATAAATAACCTCCAGTATCACTGGTTAATATATCAGGATGTGTTCTATCTGGTAATACTTGATACGATCGcaggaaattggaaaaaagttttaaattaataacattttgcttttgtttcaATGTCATGTAAGTCTCCAGTAATGGTTCTCGATGCACGTGATATATTACAAATGGTCTAGATGGTCCTAGAAAAGGTAGAAGAGCTATAACAATGTTCAAAGGATGTTCTCTTGCTATGATGACCAATCCTCGAGCTTTAGACCCATTAACAAGATCCACTGCTTCTTGTGTTTTTGGTAACCACTTTGGTTTCTTTGCAGGAGTAGGTTTTGCAGACTTACATTTATCACTTTCATTTCGTTTGCGTTTTAAACTACCATTTGTGTTATGTTTAACATCTTCATCTAATTCATTGACAATATCTGAATTTGCCTCTTTCATATCTGTGCTATACTTAGTCttatcatttaattcattgttacctaaatttttttctttctcaccTATACTATGTTTGATCTCATCATTTGATTCATTGTCATCtaaatttttctcttccaTACCTATACTATGCTTGATCTCatcatttaattcattattatctaaagtttcttctttcatacctatttcttcttctacttgtggaagttgtttatttacatGATGCTCatcatttttactttttactttttttaccttatttatattatcattataagcttttttagaaattttattcaacaCTGCACTTGTACCCTGGTAATACAGTCTCAAGAAACCGTAGATATTGACATTATGTAACCTGTCTGATTGTTCTTTAGGAAAATTCATAGCATTAATAAGTGCAACCTGAGGCTCATTTCCAGGGTGCAAATTAATCAAATGTCCTTTTGTATTCGAACCAATTCTATTTAACATTGCAGCTGCTGGCAAACCGTGTGATCCACTGTCATACAATATGTATAAACCATCTGATTGAACATCACTGTATGACAATAATTGTGCCAAAGAGTCCATTcttaaatttccaattttgttATGATCTAgcttaaaatatatatcgtgcaataaatttatactGGGTTTCCATATTGTTATATATCGGAGATacttctgttccttttttttcagGTACTTTTCCTGAGAGTATTCAGTTCTCTCTAAGAAAGATTTATTGTTCTCAATTAAACTGCCCACAATTTCTTTACCGCTTTTGCCAGATTCTTGAAGCTGAAGTATTTGTTCCTTGGAAAGCTTTTGTGATGTACCGTCATCAATAATAGAACGATTGTCACTACCACTTGGTAGTTCACTTAGTAAATCATTCAATGACTCTGTTTCTACTACttcttttaaagaatatgttcGCTTCCCTCCTTTTACTTGTACCATTTCAAAGGTAGTCCAAAATGGTTTTCCAATAATCTCATGCATCTGTACTGCATCTTTCCCCAACATTAAAATACCATTCATAGttactttataaatttttttaaagtttaaCTTCTTTATTATCACATACTTTCCTATAGTAATTATATCGTCTTCATTTTCAcacatatttattaatctaACTGATCTCTCTCGAGATACACGTTTTCTTTAGATTTGATAACTCTGCTATAGGTTAGGAATGCTATAATTAATAgcaaaatttatgtaaattttatataatacatttcagaatattctatttttgtcaaattttataatttctgttttagaATGCTGGAAATACTTGAGATACAACTTGATCTAACCTAAATGCAGCGATGTTAAATAACCAACATATCATTGATGACACATGCATCATCCGTCACTAGAGGTTATTAAAGTCACActgagaagaaaatattaataatttcgttctttttctttattgtaCGTTTTATCAtgtattattgtaaaataagtaACCTTTAGTTTTAGTATACAACAAATTTTTTCCCTTTATAGTAgcttaatatatattattaattattaggtAAACAGAATGTTTCCTTATAAAGAGTTCCAAGCAGTTGTGCTTGCCGCTGGAGGAGGTTCCCGTATGACTGAGCTTACTCGAAGTCAATATAAATGTTTGTTGCCAATTGGAAATGTACCAATGCTCTGGTATCCTCTTCAATTATTAGAACGTGTTGGTTTTAAAGAAGCTATTGTTATTATATCTGAATATATGGAACGCAATGTTTCCTTAGCCCTAAGTGACTTGAATCTCAAAATTAAAACAGATATCGTTGCTGTAAAAAATGCAGAAGATTTGGGAACTGCAGATTCTATCAGACTTATTCACGAAAAAATTCACACAGATTTTTTGGTCATATCTTGTGACTTAATTACAGATGTGGACATATGTGAAATTTTGAATCTTTATAGAAAACATAATGCTAGTATCACAGCATTAATGTTGCCTGTTCCTAAAATACCAGATGACTTTGTAACACCAGGCCCAAAAAACAAACAGAAGCCTGAAACTGATTTGATTGGCATTTGCAATGAGACTGGCCGATTAATTTTCTTGGCTTCAGCCTCAGACTTTGaggaaacaataaaaatttcacaaacaTTCCTTCAGAAACATCCAAGTTTTACTATGCATTCGAAATTAATGGATTCTCATTTGTATGTCATTAATAAATGGGTTTTAAATTT
It includes:
- the LOC132914476 gene encoding beta-1,3-galactosyltransferase 6 isoform X1, which gives rise to MNSVTLLPLKLSSKNLFMMIRKKLHMKLNIPTLLIILLIVFLCIRYLPSTKCSLKEQEVRNKTKFRLIVLILSSPDNLERRATIRKTWLAQKQATVKHFFVIGTLGILSEQRETLHSEQQKFDDLLLLSKLPDSYGTLTKKVLYAFKEIYEYYEFDFVMKCDDDTFALVHKILKELDKWDSKGTKKELYWGFFNGKAHVKRSGPWKEADWILCDYYLPYALGGGYILSYNLVKFIAINADILKLYKAEDVSVGVWTAPLGNIERKHDIRFDTEYRSRGCSNQYIVTHKQTIENMKNMHEYYQASGILCMKEIRNHMGYQYNWTVPPSQCCNLQSGIP
- the LOC132914467 gene encoding tRNA (adenine(58)-N(1))-methyltransferase non-catalytic subunit TRM6 — encoded protein: MCENEDDIITIGKYVIIKKLNFKKIYKVTMNGILMLGKDAVQMHEIIGKPFWTTFEMVQVKGGKRTYSLKEVVETESLNDLLSELPSGSDNRSIIDDGTSQKLSKEQILQLQESGKSGKEIVGSLIENNKSFLERTEYSQEKYLKKKEQKYLRYITIWKPSINLLHDIYFKLDHNKIGNLRMDSLAQLLSYSDVQSDGLYILYDSGSHGLPAAAMLNRIGSNTKGHLINLHPGNEPQVALINAMNFPKEQSDRLHNVNIYGFLRLYYQGTSAVLNKISKKAYNDNINKVKKVKSKNDEHHVNKQLPQVEEEIGMKEETLDNNELNDEIKHSIGMEEKNLDDNESNDEIKHSIGEKEKNLGNNELNDKTKYSTDMKEANSDIVNELDEDVKHNTNGSLKRKRNESDKCKSAKPTPAKKPKWLPKTQEAVDLVNGSKARGLVIIAREHPLNIVIALLPFLGPSRPFVIYHVHREPLLETYMTLKQKQNVINLKLFSNFLRSYQVLPDRTHPDILTSDTGGYLLSGYLVQ